The proteins below come from a single Phocoena sinus isolate mPhoSin1 chromosome 2, mPhoSin1.pri, whole genome shotgun sequence genomic window:
- the ASB13 gene encoding ankyrin repeat and SOCS box protein 13 isoform X2 has translation MVDSITPLHAASLQGQAQCVQLLLAAGAQVDARNIDGSTPLCDACASGSIECVKLLLSHGAKVNPPLYTASPLHEACMSGSSECVRLLIDVGANLEAHDCHFGTPLHVACAREHLDCVKMLLNAGANVNAAKLHETALHHAAKVKNVDLIEMLIQFGGNIYARDNRGRKPSDYTWSSSAPAKCLEHYEKTPLSLSQLCRLSLFTDLPWRDRQERLSQEHKGARRGWGSRALTLIPHDQEAPSLIPSSPGGPGCSGGGPVLKRGGALGGGVLTAAWMPLWGQPATWVLFSEATVGTFQDPPAPRCTHRSGGFIQVLVGEASGFLFPTISSVFLRKFFFEVLILLKSV, from the exons GTGGACGCCCGCAACATCGATGGCAGCACCCCGCTCTGTGACGCCTGTGCCTCGGGCAGCATCGAGTGCGTGAAGCTCCTGCTCTCCCACGGGGCCAAGGTCAACCCGCCCCTGTACACGGCATCCCCGCTGCACGAGGCCTGCATGAGCG GAAGTTCTGAGTGTGTGAGGCTTCTTATTGACGTTGGGGCCAACCTGGAAGCGCACGACTGCCACTTTGGGACCCCTCTGCACGTGGCCTGCGCCCGGGAGCATCTGGACTGCGTCAAAATGCTGCTCAACGCAG GGGCCAACGTGAACGCGGCAAAGCTCCACGAGACGGCGCTGCACCATGCAGCCAAGGTGAAGAACGTGGACCTCATCGAGATGCTCATCCAGTTTGGAGGCAACATCTATGCCCGGGACAACCGGGGGCGGAAGCCATCCGACTACACATGGAGCAGCAGTGCCCCCGCCAAGTGCCTGGAGCACTATGAGA AGACACCTCTGAGCCTGTCCCAGCTCTGCAGG TTGTCTCTCTTCACAGACCTCCCTTGGAGGGATCGTCAGGAAAGACTCTCCCAGGAGCACAAGGGAGCCCGGCGGGGCTGGGGGTCCAGGGCCCTGACGCTGATTCCACACGACCAGGAGGCACCATCTCTGATTCCTTCATCACCAGGTGGCCCTGGGTGTTCAGGAGGAGGACCCGTGCTGAAGAGGGGTGGGGCCCTGGGAGGGGGGGTCCTGACTGCAGCCTGGATGCCACTTTGGGGACAGCCTGCCACTTGGGTGCTGTTTTCTGAAGCCACAGTTGGCACTTTCCAAGACCCACCTGCGCCCAGGTGTACCCATCGCTCAGGGGGCTTTATACAGGTCTTAGTGGGGGAAGCCTCAGGCTTTTTATTCCCCACAATAAGCTCAGTGTTTCTTAGGAAGTTTTTCTTTGAGgtcttaattcttttaaaaagtgtataa